The proteins below come from a single Pedobacter aquae genomic window:
- a CDS encoding Gfo/Idh/MocA family protein: MNRRNLLKTISISLGASVISTEVIAKLANDSFLYTSRPNLLHKPLGKAVTAITIGAGNRGTVYGNFAAKFPDQLDIIGIAEPNEFRNDRYAKQHQIADKNRFKTWEDVFKQPKFADAVIISTPDDLHYAPCMKALEMGYDVLLEKPIAPTEKECRAILSLAKKKGRIVAVCHVLRYAPYFVKMRDLIAQGAIGEIVSVQHFEPIEHTHMAHSFVRGNWHNAKQTTPIILAKSCHDLDIIKWIINKPSRKIVAMGDLKWFKKENAPEGSTARCTDGCKVERECPYSAIKEYYENRKRLGVLDLPEDKTKHPEVIMERLKTTNYGRCVYRMENDQPDHYITSIQFADSVTASFSMEAFTSYHGRRTRIMGTMGDMVGDMEELVLSDFKTGKSVKFIPKAEDVDGYKNSGHGGGDWLLVKDFVQAVGQQNASILTSTIDESIESHIMGFMAEESRKTGKIMDIQV, translated from the coding sequence ATGAATCGTAGAAATTTATTAAAAACAATAAGCATCTCTTTGGGTGCTTCGGTTATCAGTACAGAGGTTATTGCAAAATTAGCTAATGATTCTTTTTTGTATACCAGTAGGCCAAATTTACTTCACAAACCGCTTGGTAAGGCAGTAACAGCTATCACTATTGGTGCTGGCAACCGGGGTACAGTTTATGGTAATTTTGCAGCTAAATTTCCAGATCAATTAGATATTATTGGTATTGCAGAGCCTAATGAATTTAGAAATGATAGGTATGCAAAACAGCATCAGATAGCTGATAAAAATAGATTCAAAACCTGGGAAGATGTTTTTAAACAACCCAAGTTTGCCGATGCTGTTATCATTTCTACTCCAGACGATTTACATTATGCGCCTTGCATGAAAGCCTTAGAAATGGGTTACGATGTTTTGCTAGAAAAGCCCATTGCGCCTACAGAAAAAGAATGCAGAGCAATTTTAAGTTTAGCTAAAAAGAAAGGTAGAATTGTTGCTGTTTGCCATGTGCTGAGGTATGCACCTTATTTTGTTAAAATGAGAGATTTAATTGCTCAAGGTGCTATTGGTGAGATAGTAAGTGTACAACATTTCGAGCCTATAGAACATACCCATATGGCACATTCTTTTGTGCGTGGTAATTGGCATAACGCAAAGCAAACAACACCTATTATTCTAGCAAAATCTTGTCATGATTTAGACATCATTAAATGGATTATCAATAAGCCAAGTCGGAAAATAGTTGCCATGGGCGATTTAAAATGGTTTAAAAAAGAAAATGCTCCGGAAGGAAGTACCGCCCGTTGTACAGATGGATGTAAAGTTGAAAGAGAATGCCCTTATTCTGCTATAAAAGAGTACTACGAAAATAGAAAGAGGTTGGGCGTTTTAGATTTGCCAGAGGATAAAACTAAGCATCCGGAAGTCATTATGGAGCGTTTAAAAACCACCAATTATGGCAGATGTGTTTACCGTATGGAGAACGACCAGCCAGACCATTACATTACCAGCATCCAGTTTGCCGATAGTGTTACGGCAAGTTTCTCTATGGAGGCTTTTACTTCTTATCATGGAAGAAGAACCCGCATTATGGGAACTATGGGAGATATGGTTGGCGATATGGAAGAACTGGTTTTAAGTGATTTTAAAACAGGAAAATCGGTTAAATTCATACCTAAGGCAGAAGATGTAGATGGTTACAAAAACAGTGGTCATGGTGGAGGTGATTGGCTGCTGGTTAAAGATTTTGTACAAGCCGTTGGGCAGCAAAATGCTAGTATTTTAACTTCTACTATTGATGAATCTATCGAAAGCCATATCATGGGTTTTATGGCAGAGGAAAGTCGTAAAACCGGTAAGATAATGGATATACAGGTTTAA
- a CDS encoding phospholipase D-like domain-containing protein — MIRKLLLKISMIFMMLGVMNTSLKAQVNITFPEVLFTDASLIAREGTSTVILDRLIALIDNTPAGENIRISIYLINYQPVMDALKNAETRGVNIKMLVDMSRSDSQETNAASLPWLQANLAGSEIVSTVNDVSSLSINHHKYVLFSKVNTTAGLVSNITLQTSHNFTLSDAKKVQDAITFNDAGIYNAFLNNWQMMRSYAAAGMKNNFNYTVYEDVTNGLRAEFFPKITNGSFIGQDNVIENLNAITDVANAKIRIAMSDWSDLRVAIADKLIALKNQGATIEVYAKDAAGTLVQTKLRQLQQLGATVRIFNLESGSDAKFNIHAKIMLIEGTWKGQANSKVIITGSHNYTDPALKANNEVLVYLLNSPLFNQYHNYFEGLKTVVPTVQLLAWDLTGLTSSDQSDYPATYLSGMLGSKIARGSGLVYNVLTKGFSSAKADLGSGVLTTTFTEAKDRNEYYEFSVKPLPGKAISLSEISAKIRRTSNGSSKIQWTYILNGGAITNIGSEIGVNSTTEGYYLAPVNVSNIIDLQDIRPDELVKIRLYVYGEGTRTGTIAFGVSSATDVNVLTIRGDLANISDDNLLISWSANTLSGATASFTSTTRSNAISSSTMIRGGGLEASSLSKGFSSRTNASLNFTIVTDKTSAIANNSYVEFDVNVLANYKVSIKTIYAKLRRSSAGARNYIIQYSINGGTFLDASPALSFSNSFAGGIPQDPIDVSGVTALQNIEGSKNIKFRIYSWGYTSTVGSFAFGLSETSSDDVFTIAGTAVSTSLPVVLNKFEAVKQVTQVGLNWSTSSEKNNSHFEILRSSDAKNWTLLSTIQGQGTKDELSTYSYADVNPEIGNNYYQLKQIDFNGDIALSEIKVVNYGLLTNELKAYADDAQVIAFISQQQVDEGYLNIFDISGRKLLSEKVRLAFGLNKVALPIRLAKGVYVLRLDKAQEKLTTKFIK; from the coding sequence ATGATAAGAAAATTACTACTAAAAATAAGTATGATATTTATGATGCTTGGTGTCATGAATACATCTTTAAAAGCACAAGTAAATATTACTTTTCCAGAGGTTTTATTTACAGATGCATCTTTGATTGCCAGAGAAGGCACTTCTACCGTTATTTTAGATAGGTTAATAGCTTTGATAGATAATACCCCAGCTGGTGAAAACATCAGAATATCTATTTATCTAATTAATTATCAGCCTGTAATGGATGCCTTGAAAAATGCTGAAACTAGAGGCGTTAATATTAAAATGTTGGTAGATATGAGCCGTTCTGATAGTCAGGAAACAAACGCAGCTTCCTTACCATGGTTGCAGGCAAATTTAGCTGGCTCAGAAATTGTTTCTACAGTAAACGATGTAAGTTCTTTATCTATCAATCACCATAAATATGTCTTGTTTTCTAAAGTAAATACCACAGCAGGTTTAGTAAGCAATATTACCTTACAAACATCGCATAACTTCACTCTTTCAGATGCTAAAAAAGTTCAAGATGCTATTACGTTTAACGATGCCGGTATTTACAATGCTTTTTTAAATAATTGGCAAATGATGCGGTCTTATGCAGCTGCCGGTATGAAGAATAATTTCAATTATACGGTTTATGAAGATGTTACTAATGGCTTAAGGGCAGAGTTTTTTCCTAAAATTACAAATGGTAGTTTTATTGGCCAAGATAATGTTATAGAAAATTTAAATGCTATTACAGATGTAGCAAATGCTAAAATTAGAATTGCCATGTCAGACTGGTCTGATTTAAGAGTTGCTATAGCCGATAAATTAATCGCCTTAAAAAATCAGGGAGCTACTATAGAAGTTTATGCAAAAGATGCAGCAGGAACATTAGTACAAACTAAATTAAGACAATTACAACAACTAGGGGCAACAGTAAGGATATTTAACTTAGAAAGCGGTAGTGATGCTAAATTTAATATTCATGCTAAAATCATGCTGATTGAAGGTACATGGAAAGGTCAGGCTAACTCAAAAGTGATTATTACAGGTTCTCATAATTATACAGACCCTGCGCTGAAAGCCAATAATGAAGTTTTGGTTTATTTATTAAATTCTCCGCTTTTTAATCAATACCATAATTATTTTGAGGGTCTAAAAACGGTTGTTCCCACGGTTCAATTATTGGCTTGGGATTTAACCGGATTAACTAGCTCAGACCAGTCTGACTATCCGGCTACTTATTTGTCAGGGATGTTGGGCTCAAAAATAGCCAGAGGAAGCGGATTAGTATATAATGTCTTAACCAAAGGATTTTCATCCGCTAAAGCAGATTTAGGTTCGGGCGTATTAACTACAACTTTTACCGAGGCTAAAGATAGAAATGAGTATTATGAATTTTCTGTAAAGCCTTTACCGGGTAAAGCTATCTCTTTATCAGAAATCTCCGCTAAGATTAGAAGAACTTCTAATGGTTCATCAAAAATACAATGGACTTATATCCTTAACGGTGGTGCTATTACAAATATTGGTTCAGAAATTGGTGTAAACTCTACTACTGAGGGCTATTATTTAGCCCCTGTTAATGTTAGTAATATTATCGATTTACAAGACATCAGACCTGATGAATTAGTAAAAATAAGACTTTATGTTTATGGCGAAGGCACCAGGACAGGAACTATTGCGTTTGGAGTAAGTTCGGCTACAGATGTAAACGTACTTACCATTAGAGGCGATTTAGCCAATATTTCTGATGATAATTTACTCATCAGCTGGTCTGCAAATACTTTAAGTGGAGCGACAGCTTCTTTTACTTCAACTACTCGTTCTAATGCCATTAGTTCATCTACTATGATTAGAGGCGGCGGTTTAGAAGCATCTTCCTTATCAAAAGGTTTTAGCTCTAGAACAAATGCAAGCTTGAATTTTACAATTGTAACAGATAAAACCAGTGCTATTGCCAACAATAGTTATGTAGAGTTTGATGTTAATGTATTGGCTAATTATAAAGTTTCTATTAAGACCATTTATGCTAAGTTAAGACGGTCTAGTGCAGGTGCAAGAAATTATATTATACAATATAGTATTAACGGAGGTACTTTTTTAGATGCGAGCCCAGCTCTTTCTTTTTCAAATAGTTTTGCTGGAGGTATTCCTCAAGACCCTATAGATGTATCTGGTGTAACTGCCTTGCAGAATATAGAAGGAAGTAAAAATATCAAATTCAGAATTTATTCTTGGGGTTATACATCTACGGTTGGTTCTTTTGCTTTTGGTTTATCAGAAACATCTTCTGATGATGTATTTACCATTGCAGGTACAGCTGTTTCAACATCTTTACCAGTTGTACTCAACAAATTTGAAGCAGTTAAACAAGTAACACAAGTAGGTTTAAATTGGAGCACATCATCAGAAAAAAATAATTCCCATTTTGAAATTTTAAGATCTTCTGATGCTAAAAACTGGACTTTACTAAGCACTATACAGGGTCAAGGGACAAAAGATGAGCTTTCTACTTATAGTTATGCAGATGTAAATCCTGAAATAGGAAACAATTATTATCAACTGAAACAGATAGATTTTAATGGCGATATTGCATTATCTGAAATCAAAGTTGTAAATTATGGCTTGTTAACCAATGAGTTAAAGGCTTACGCCGATGATGCTCAAGTGATAGCTTTTATAAGCCAACAACAAGTAGATGAAGGTTATTTAAATATTTTTGATATATCGGGTAGAAAGCTTTTATCAGAAAAAGTGAGATTAGCTTTTGGCTTAAATAAGGTAGCATTACCTATCCGTTTAGCTAAAGGTGTATATGTATTAAGGTTAGATAAAGCTCAAGAGAAGCTTACAACAAAATTCATCAAATAA
- the glpT gene encoding glycerol-3-phosphate transporter, whose protein sequence is MKLSFLDPAKHQPLIQEQKIDPTYKELRWKVFLGIFIGYAGYYLVRKNFSLAIPNLIEEGYSKGDLGLALSGVSIAYGISKFLMGNVSDRSDARKFLTLGLLLSAFTMILMGFFPFATSSIAIMFSLLFLNGWFQGMGWPACGRVMVHWFSKKERGVKMSIWNVAHNVGGGLIGPLAILGLAFFNDWHSNFYFPGFIALAIALLAYILIRDTPQSCGLPPIEVYKNEGEVSPEAEKELSAKRIFLDYVLFNKALWFIAVANVFVYLVRYGVLDWAPTYLKEVKGFSMSESGWAYFAYEYAGIPGTLLCGWLSDKVFNGRRVPATIVYMFFVLIAVLVYWKNPPGNPMIDNISLIVIGFLIYGPVMLIGVQALDLVPKKAAGTAAGFTGLFGYLGGSVFANIAIGYIVDAWGWDGGFYVLVMACVLTIFLSLLTWKDEIKRLSTI, encoded by the coding sequence ATGAAATTATCTTTTTTAGACCCAGCAAAGCATCAACCTCTTATACAAGAACAAAAAATAGACCCCACTTATAAGGAGTTAAGGTGGAAAGTTTTTTTAGGGATTTTTATTGGTTATGCGGGCTATTATTTGGTAAGGAAAAATTTCTCTTTAGCTATACCCAACTTGATAGAAGAAGGCTATTCTAAAGGAGATTTGGGATTGGCTTTATCAGGAGTTTCTATTGCTTACGGAATTAGTAAGTTTTTAATGGGCAACGTATCAGACAGAAGTGATGCTCGTAAATTTTTAACATTAGGGTTGCTTTTATCTGCCTTTACCATGATTTTAATGGGGTTTTTCCCTTTTGCTACAAGTTCTATAGCCATCATGTTCAGCTTATTGTTTCTTAACGGATGGTTTCAAGGGATGGGTTGGCCAGCATGCGGACGTGTAATGGTACACTGGTTTTCTAAGAAAGAAAGAGGTGTTAAAATGTCTATCTGGAATGTGGCACACAATGTTGGTGGCGGCCTTATTGGTCCTTTAGCTATTTTAGGTTTAGCCTTTTTTAACGATTGGCATAGCAATTTCTATTTCCCAGGTTTTATTGCTTTAGCCATAGCGCTGTTAGCTTACATTTTAATAAGAGATACGCCGCAATCTTGCGGTTTACCACCTATAGAAGTTTATAAAAACGAAGGTGAAGTTTCCCCAGAAGCAGAAAAAGAACTCAGCGCTAAGCGCATTTTTTTAGATTATGTGCTTTTTAATAAGGCTTTGTGGTTCATAGCTGTCGCTAATGTTTTTGTCTATTTGGTAAGGTATGGTGTATTAGACTGGGCACCAACTTATTTGAAAGAAGTGAAAGGTTTTTCTATGTCAGAATCTGGCTGGGCCTATTTTGCTTACGAGTATGCAGGTATACCGGGTACGCTTTTATGCGGCTGGTTAAGCGATAAAGTTTTTAACGGAAGAAGAGTACCTGCGACTATAGTGTACATGTTTTTTGTATTGATAGCTGTACTGGTTTACTGGAAAAATCCGCCGGGAAACCCCATGATAGATAACATTTCTTTGATTGTTATTGGTTTCCTTATTTATGGCCCTGTGATGTTGATTGGCGTACAAGCTTTGGATTTGGTACCTAAAAAAGCAGCTGGTACGGCAGCAGGTTTTACAGGCTTATTTGGATATTTAGGCGGTTCTGTATTTGCAAATATTGCTATAGGTTACATTGTTGATGCTTGGGGTTGGGATGGCGGCTTTTACGTTTTGGTAATGGCATGTGTTTTAACCATATTCTTGAGTTTATTAACATGGAAGGATGAAATTAAACGATTATCAACGATATAA
- a CDS encoding glycerophosphodiester phosphodiesterase: protein MAQANFDKQGHRGSRGLMPENTIPAMKLALDYGVTLEMDITISKDKKVLVAHDPYISDVFALDQNGKEIPKGKGLKLYQMNYAEIKTFDVGSKFHPLFPEQKKIKVHIPLLEDLIDASEAYAKEKGYPAPHYNIETKITLKGDGELHPAPEEFVKRLMKVIKKKGITDRVIIQSFDPRSLEIVHQKYPQVKTAYLVSKGYLENHLKDLSFKPAIYSPAYKLVTKEMVEACKKQDIKVIPWTVNTKEEIEKLKELGVDGIISDYPNLF, encoded by the coding sequence ATGGCACAAGCAAATTTTGATAAACAAGGGCATCGTGGAAGTAGAGGGTTAATGCCTGAGAACACCATTCCGGCAATGAAATTGGCGCTAGATTATGGGGTTACTTTAGAAATGGATATTACTATCAGTAAAGATAAAAAGGTATTGGTTGCTCATGACCCTTATATTTCTGATGTATTTGCTTTAGATCAAAATGGTAAAGAAATACCTAAAGGAAAAGGTTTAAAGCTTTACCAAATGAACTACGCAGAAATAAAAACTTTTGATGTAGGTTCAAAATTTCATCCTTTATTTCCAGAACAAAAAAAAATAAAAGTACATATCCCACTTCTCGAGGATTTAATTGATGCTTCTGAGGCTTACGCTAAAGAAAAAGGTTATCCTGCACCTCATTATAACATAGAAACTAAAATTACTCTAAAAGGTGATGGCGAATTACATCCGGCACCAGAAGAGTTTGTGAAGCGCTTAATGAAAGTCATCAAGAAAAAAGGAATTACGGATAGAGTGATTATTCAATCTTTTGATCCTCGCTCTTTAGAAATTGTTCACCAAAAATATCCACAAGTAAAAACTGCTTATTTGGTTTCTAAAGGCTATCTAGAAAATCATCTTAAAGACTTAAGTTTTAAACCCGCTATATATAGTCCGGCTTATAAATTAGTAACAAAAGAAATGGTAGAAGCTTGTAAAAAGCAAGATATAAAAGTGATACCTTGGACAGTTAATACCAAAGAAGAGATAGAGAAACTAAAAGAATTAGGTGTTGATGGTATTATATCAGATTATCCAAACTTATTTTAA